The Thalassotalea sp. 273M-4 genome includes a region encoding these proteins:
- a CDS encoding VOC family protein, whose product MQQQDKTLCHISIGTNRLKQATEFYDKLLPLLGIERVTAHEQSVAYGKGYPTFWVQIPYDQQPATVGNGSHIGFMATSRAQVDAFYHTALKLGAKCNGKPGPRPEYGEPYYGCFVIDLDGHRIEASFWDVNYQPS is encoded by the coding sequence ATGCAACAACAAGACAAGACGTTATGCCATATTTCCATTGGTACTAACAGATTAAAACAAGCCACTGAATTTTATGATAAGTTATTGCCATTATTAGGCATTGAACGAGTGACCGCCCATGAGCAGTCGGTCGCTTATGGCAAAGGTTATCCGACTTTTTGGGTGCAAATTCCTTATGATCAACAGCCTGCTACGGTTGGTAATGGCAGTCATATCGGGTTTATGGCGACAAGTCGAGCGCAAGTGGATGCGTTTTATCATACAGCGCTCAAGCTTGGCGCAAAGTGCAATGGTAAACCGGGTCCTAGGCCCGAGTATGGTGAGCCATATTACGGCTGTTTCGTTATCGACCTAGATGGTCATCGCATTGAAGCCAGCTTTTGGGATGTAAATTATCAGCCGTCTTAG
- the parC gene encoding DNA topoisomerase IV subunit A: MSDAIDLSLDGIEQMPLRRFTEDAYLNYSMYVIMDRALPHIGDGLKPVQRRIVYAMSELGLNASAKYKKSARTVGDVLGKFHPHGDSACYEAMVLMAQPFSYRYPLVDGQGNWGAPDDPKSFAAMRYTESKLSKFSEVLLSELGQGTVDWSPNFDGTMKEPKTLPARLPHILLNGITGIAVGMATDIPPHNVREVADACVHLIENPKAELAEICDIVKGPDYPTDAEIITPRADIQKIYQTGRGSIKMRAVYEVEQGDIVITALPHQASGAKILEQIAAQMQAKKLPMVVDLRDESDHENPTRLVIVPRSNRVDVEQVMQHLFATTDLEKNYRINLNILGLDNRPAVKNLREILVEWLEYRRETIRRRLQYRLDKVLARLHILDGLLIAYLNIDEVIAIIREYDNPKEELMTRFGLSKTQAEAILEIKLRQLAKLEEIKIRAEQEELAKERDQIEKILASKTRMNTLMKKEILAVAKEHGDDRRSKMVERGEAKALDEKDLMPSEPVTVVISEKGWARAAKGHDIDPKALSYKSGDTYLTSVKGRSNRPVVFLDSSGRAFATEAHSLPSARSQGEPLTGRFTPAPGNTFTHCIMGNDEQKFLLSSDSGYGFIGNFADMVSRNKNGKALLTLPEGAKVMSPQAVNDIDNSLCLSITTEGRMLLFPLKDLPQLSKGKGNKIINIPAARAKSREEFVTILTVVEQGQAVTLYAGKRKLTLKPSDLEHYRGERGRRGNKLPRGLQRVERVSIDGE; the protein is encoded by the coding sequence ATGTCTGACGCAATCGATTTAAGCCTTGATGGTATCGAACAGATGCCGCTAAGGCGTTTTACCGAGGATGCCTACCTCAATTATTCAATGTATGTGATTATGGATCGTGCCTTGCCACACATTGGGGATGGGTTAAAACCGGTACAACGACGCATTGTTTATGCAATGTCTGAGCTTGGCTTGAATGCAAGCGCTAAATATAAGAAATCGGCTCGTACTGTAGGTGACGTACTGGGTAAATTTCACCCTCATGGCGACTCCGCTTGTTATGAAGCCATGGTATTAATGGCACAACCCTTCTCGTACCGTTACCCATTGGTTGATGGTCAAGGGAACTGGGGGGCGCCCGATGATCCAAAATCGTTTGCTGCCATGCGTTATACCGAGTCGAAGCTGTCAAAATTTAGCGAAGTCTTATTATCCGAACTCGGTCAAGGTACAGTTGATTGGTCACCAAACTTTGATGGTACGATGAAAGAGCCTAAAACTTTACCGGCTCGACTCCCTCACATTTTATTAAATGGTATTACCGGTATTGCAGTCGGTATGGCAACAGATATTCCGCCGCACAATGTGCGAGAAGTGGCCGATGCTTGTGTGCATTTGATCGAAAATCCAAAAGCGGAACTGGCCGAAATTTGCGATATAGTAAAAGGTCCAGACTATCCGACAGATGCTGAAATCATTACCCCACGGGCGGATATTCAAAAGATTTATCAAACCGGTCGGGGTTCGATAAAAATGCGAGCGGTTTATGAAGTGGAGCAAGGTGATATTGTGATCACGGCATTACCACATCAAGCATCGGGAGCCAAAATCTTAGAGCAAATCGCAGCGCAAATGCAGGCTAAGAAACTTCCTATGGTGGTGGATTTGCGTGATGAGTCCGATCATGAAAACCCGACCCGTTTAGTTATCGTACCGCGTTCTAACCGAGTTGATGTCGAGCAAGTGATGCAACATTTATTTGCCACCACCGACTTGGAAAAAAATTATCGCATTAACCTTAATATATTAGGGTTAGACAATCGCCCAGCGGTTAAGAATCTTAGAGAGATTTTAGTTGAATGGCTAGAGTATCGCCGTGAAACCATTCGTCGACGATTGCAGTACCGCTTAGATAAAGTGCTGGCAAGGTTGCATATATTAGATGGTTTGCTGATTGCTTATCTCAATATCGATGAAGTCATTGCGATTATTCGTGAATACGACAACCCCAAAGAAGAGTTAATGACCCGCTTTGGTTTAAGTAAAACCCAAGCAGAAGCCATTCTTGAAATTAAACTTCGTCAGTTAGCCAAACTCGAAGAAATTAAGATCAGAGCTGAGCAGGAAGAACTTGCGAAAGAGCGTGATCAGATTGAAAAAATACTCGCGTCAAAAACCCGGATGAATACTTTAATGAAAAAGGAAATCTTGGCGGTCGCGAAAGAGCATGGTGATGATCGTCGCTCTAAAATGGTTGAGCGAGGCGAAGCCAAGGCCTTAGATGAAAAAGACCTGATGCCGTCAGAACCGGTTACTGTGGTGATCTCTGAAAAAGGTTGGGCAAGGGCCGCAAAAGGCCATGATATTGACCCGAAAGCCTTAAGTTATAAATCAGGCGATACCTATCTTACCTCAGTGAAAGGGCGCAGTAATCGGCCCGTGGTGTTTTTAGATTCATCGGGGCGCGCATTTGCGACCGAAGCCCACAGTCTGCCAAGTGCGCGCAGTCAAGGGGAACCGTTAACTGGGCGTTTTACCCCGGCTCCTGGTAACACCTTTACTCACTGTATTATGGGCAATGATGAGCAGAAATTCTTATTATCGAGCGATTCGGGCTATGGTTTTATTGGTAACTTTGCTGATATGGTCAGTCGTAATAAAAACGGTAAGGCGTTATTAACATTGCCAGAAGGTGCAAAAGTGATGTCACCTCAAGCTGTTAATGACATTGATAATAGCCTGTGTTTATCGATTACCACCGAAGGCCGAATGCTGTTATTCCCATTAAAAGACTTGCCTCAACTGAGTAAAGGTAAAGGGAATAAGATCATTAATATTCCAGCCGCTAGAGCAAAAAGTCGCGAAGAATTTGTTACCATTTTGACCGTGGTAGAGCAAGGTCAAGCCGTTACATTATATGCAGGTAAGCGCAAACTTACCCTAAAGCCGAGTGATTTAGAACATTATCGTGGCGAGCGTGGTCGACGAGGTAATAAGTTACCGCGAGGCTTACAACGGGTTGAGCGAGTCAGTATCGATGGCGAATAA